The DNA window TTTTGTCTGGTTTGTTATGGATATGATATGATTTGATTtgattagttatttatttttggttatatttattgtttttgatTAACTGTAAAAGGTAGTGAGAgagaaaaatttatattttatttgtttaattatctgtttttttgatatatttttggacatGTACAGTTATAATTAtgtcataaataattaaatatgtcttatttgtttatatttatatttgtatatatatgtatggatTTTGGATTTTCAGATCTGTTGCAGGAAATAAGATTTTGTGGGAAGAATTGTTCGTTtgtcctttttttctttttgtactCGTTCTGTATTTAGGGGTTTCACAAATTTTAGGCCTTTTTCCTTTTGTAGAAACCATTTTCAAGGAGGAAAAtgaagaaattttaaatttatggaGGTTGAAAGGACATCAAATGATTTAAAGTAGCTTTCTTTTTGTTCTAGTGAAGAGAATTTAATAGGTTATGTGGTGTACCAAATCCTTGTTCTTTACTGGATTTGAAATAGTTTAGAACACAGAGGTTCCATATTCCAATTCTATTTTGTCCTCTAGCATTGGAATATGCAGAGTTGTCTcataaattgacatttagaaCTTGTCGATTCGCAGTAGCAATGGAGGTGTGTGGCAAATCTATGGTATCATCAGGGCCTGCTAATGTGATTTACCTGTCGACTATTCTGGGCCGAGATGGGTTGATTCCTGTTCACAAATGCGATTGGAAGTGTGAAAATGAACATGTTTGTGGAAACATGTATCGTTGCAAACTAACTGGACTTACTCACATCTGTGACAAAAACTGTAACCAAAGAATTTTGTATGATAACCATAGTTCACTTTGCAGAGCGAGTCGTCAAATATTTCAGCTTACAGCTGTAGAGGAGCAGGCTGTGAGAGGTATTCGAAGGAAGGTTGATGCTGATAACACCACCTCCACAACTGATAGTTGCTCTTTCAAGCGCAGACGACGGGATGCACAGTTCCAGCCTTCTCCTTTCGAGAGATCCTTCACCGCTGTCAGTCCAATCTGCAGTCAAGTTGGAGATGGCATGGATATGAGCTAGAGATATATACATAAATGCGAAGATGTTATATTACTTACTTATCTTAATCttgtttctttataattttcccttttttttttctcttttcttggaACAAATCTGGATGATAGAACTTTATGTGAGATACTTAAATGGTGGACCTGATGTGTCCTGCCCCGTATGTAGGGACAATCTATATTTCTAGTCTTCTTTAATGCAATTTAGATCTTCCATTAGTTGTCTCCTTGAAATGCGATATGAATTCGAGTAATGTTCATTTGCTTGTGAGACTTGAATTAAATTCAGTTCTCCTAAATTTGACAGAAATCTGGGATATTCATTAGCTTGCACTTTTTGTGTTATGTTTAGTACATTTGTGGGGCTAAGAAAGAATAGTTATTTTCTTGTACTTGATTTGAATTTGTTTTGGCTCTGGTTCTGTAATATggcaataatttattttattttattgtatttatagAACTACTCCTGTTATAGGCTTTGTTTGAATTTACCTAGTAGAAGTGTAGATCGAATGTATCCTAGTTTCACCTTGCCCGGTTTGGAACAGGTTGAAGATGAATAACCAGGCCTTCATTCCACAggagtttttatattttatatatatataatatttgtcTTTCTTGGCTTTTTTGTTCTGATTCTGATGAATTGATTTCTTAAGTGAATCTCTATTTTGCAGGACTTCAAGCTTGTGCTGTTATGAAGATTTTAGATTTCTGTTCTCTCCTAACATAACATATATCTCTTGTTTAATTAGCCATTATCGGATTTGGTTTCTAATATACAATTGGTTTCTTCTTTTTTTGATGTAGGTGATCAAAGTTTTCTGCAAATTGCAAGCTAAAGCAAATTTCTCATCGCGATGACCACTAGCACTAGCACATATGAGGTATGTTAACATGATACTATGCTTGAAATCTACTCAATTTCATCATAGGTTAAAAAGACAATACTTTTTGATCCCTTCATAAAACCGAACTAGTTTTGGGATCTCCGGACCTAAATCGATCTTCTTAGCCATTCTACAATATATCCCATgtcttatatttttcattttcttcctGCATATGTGCTCTGTTATGTAGCAGATCAGAAAGCTTAGTTTGGAATTCTTCTACAAGTTACCAACACAGATCGCAAAATCTCATCGTGAATCATAACAAAACAAGTTGCAACAATTTTCTTACTGGCAACCTTGTGAAGCTAGCTGCATGGTACTTATTTAATCAGGCTGTGATTTGTCTCTCTTCTGGTGTGGACATAGTTCCATTGGGCCAACAATTACTTGCAGACCTTGAACAACTTGTAATTACGGTCGGTTTGGCATCATCAGGAAAATCCATACAACCTCGGCCCCTAAAAATTATACCAAAACAATTTTGTTCCAGTCTTTGTTTAGGGTCagcttttattttgttgtttttgtttttgtttttgcagGTTTATTTGTATGTGTAGTATTGTAGATTACGCCAATTATTGTGAAAGAGAATTTGAACTTCTGTGATTGGTTTTTTTGGCCCTATTGATGTTATCTTTTATACTTTTGTAGTTTATGAGAATCTGTATGCATCACGcttatt is part of the Cannabis sativa cultivar Pink pepper isolate KNU-18-1 chromosome 5, ASM2916894v1, whole genome shotgun sequence genome and encodes:
- the LOC133037733 gene encoding uncharacterized protein LOC133037733, with the translated sequence MEVCGKSMVSSGPANVIYLSTILGRDGLIPVHKCDWKCENEHVCGNMYRCKLTGLTHICDKNCNQRILYDNHSSLCRASRQIFQLTAVEEQAVRGIRRKVDADNTTSTTDSCSFKRRRRDAQFQPSPFERSFTAVSPICSQVGDGMDMS